Proteins encoded by one window of Mariniplasma anaerobium:
- a CDS encoding ABC transporter permease, translated as MKKKGKTILYKLKTIKYKNYTILYVLMLMIIVFSFANPLFASWRNLTNIITQNTYFIIAAIGMSFVMIGGGIDLSVGYQMSLVGVITAVLIVSSSIPVWLAILIGLMIGAILGFLNGLIVTSVNIFPLIATLATAMVFQGASFMISEAKTYRLDHALDFLISDSLLGIPFDIWLTIIIVAIASIVFKKTYFGRYIFATGGNEEASKLSGIKTKMIRISIYALCGFFFAVATMIMMAKANVMTSTFGPGTEFTALTAAIIGGISFKGGEGKIWGLIVGIFILQVLSNGMQLSGLGAYVQYVVKGAILLFAVIFDEYQKSKRSKPKIEKTLTQE; from the coding sequence ATGAAAAAAAAAGGTAAAACTATATTATATAAATTAAAAACTATAAAATATAAAAACTATACAATTCTATATGTATTGATGCTAATGATTATTGTTTTTTCCTTTGCTAATCCATTATTTGCCTCATGGAGAAATCTGACTAATATAATCACACAAAATACTTATTTTATTATAGCTGCAATTGGAATGAGTTTTGTTATGATTGGTGGAGGTATAGATCTTTCAGTTGGTTATCAAATGTCGCTTGTTGGCGTAATTACAGCGGTTCTCATTGTAAGTTCAAGCATACCTGTCTGGCTTGCAATTTTGATTGGACTTATGATTGGCGCAATACTGGGTTTTTTAAATGGATTAATTGTAACATCTGTAAATATTTTCCCTTTAATCGCTACTTTAGCTACTGCGATGGTCTTTCAAGGAGCTTCATTTATGATTTCTGAAGCCAAGACTTATCGATTGGATCACGCATTAGATTTTTTGATTAGTGATAGCTTATTAGGGATTCCATTTGATATTTGGCTAACAATTATTATTGTTGCAATTGCTTCTATTGTATTTAAAAAAACATATTTTGGAAGATACATTTTTGCAACTGGAGGAAATGAAGAAGCTTCTAAACTTTCAGGAATAAAGACAAAAATGATTAGAATTAGTATATATGCTTTATGTGGGTTCTTTTTTGCAGTAGCTACAATGATAATGATGGCAAAAGCAAATGTGATGACCTCAACATTTGGTCCAGGAACAGAGTTTACAGCTTTAACTGCAGCTATTATTGGAGGGATCAGTTTTAAAGGTGGAGAAGGCAAAATTTGGGGACTAATTGTAGGTATATTTATACTCCAAGTTCTTTCAAATGGAATGCAATTGTCTGGTCTTGGAGCATATGTACAATATGTTGTAAAAGGCGCAATTCTTTTATTTGCTGTAATTTTTGATGAATATCAAAAAAGTAAAAGATCTAAACCCAAAATAGAGAAAACACTTACTCAAGAATAG
- a CDS encoding nucleoside deaminase — translation MKKDTRIKNVMEKAILKAKTTMNDNIGGPFGAAIIDQDGKIVSVTSNSVLKDHDPTAHAEMNAIRAAGEKLGTHDLTGCTLVTTAYPCPMCLAATIWANIKHVVYGCRPTDADKIGFRDEFIYRFMREDNPDKQILTLDEKHRDECLLLFKEYKEKNKELY, via the coding sequence ATGAAAAAAGACACTCGTATCAAGAATGTTATGGAAAAAGCTATACTTAAAGCTAAAACAACAATGAATGATAATATTGGGGGACCATTTGGTGCTGCAATTATCGATCAGGATGGCAAAATTGTTTCAGTTACTTCAAACTCAGTATTAAAAGACCACGATCCAACAGCACATGCAGAAATGAATGCGATAAGAGCTGCCGGAGAAAAATTAGGCACTCATGATTTAACAGGATGCACTTTAGTAACTACAGCATATCCATGTCCTATGTGTTTAGCCGCAACCATTTGGGCTAATATTAAACATGTTGTTTATGGATGTCGTCCAACTGATGCAGATAAGATTGGATTTAGAGATGAATTCATCTATCGCTTCATGAGAGAGGATAATCCTGATAAACAAATTTTAACTCTAGATGAAAAACATCGAGATGAATGTTTATTGTTATTTAAAGAATATAAAGAAAAAAATAAAGAACTGTATTAA
- a CDS encoding 3-oxoacid CoA-transferase subunit B, translating into MDNIKEIIAKRVAKELKDGDLVNLGIGIPSLVANYIDENVEVFLQSENGILGLGPLAQENEIDINLTNPSGQYATIKDNGAYFDTATSFAIIRGGHLDLTVLGTLEVDEEGSMASWIIPKKLVPGMGGSMDLVTGAKRVIIATTHTNKGRAKIKKICSLPLTAYKVVDLIVTELAVIKVCDDGLHLIERHPDVSIQEIIEQTEATLIYDDVKIMEV; encoded by the coding sequence TTGGATAATATCAAAGAGATTATCGCTAAAAGAGTTGCTAAAGAGTTAAAAGATGGAGATTTAGTTAATTTAGGTATTGGTATTCCTTCATTGGTTGCTAATTATATAGATGAAAATGTTGAAGTATTTCTTCAAAGTGAAAATGGGATTCTTGGATTAGGACCTTTAGCCCAAGAAAATGAAATTGATATAAACTTAACAAATCCAAGTGGTCAATATGCAACCATAAAAGATAATGGAGCATATTTTGATACAGCAACTTCATTTGCAATCATTAGAGGCGGACATTTAGATCTTACAGTTTTAGGAACTTTAGAAGTTGATGAAGAAGGTTCAATGGCATCATGGATTATTCCTAAAAAATTAGTTCCTGGTATGGGTGGATCCATGGATTTGGTTACAGGAGCTAAAAGAGTGATTATCGCAACAACACATACGAACAAAGGCAGAGCTAAGATTAAAAAAATATGTAGTCTACCTTTAACAGCTTATAAAGTTGTAGATTTAATTGTCACAGAACTTGCAGTTATTAAAGTATGTGATGATGGTCTACATTTAATAGAAAGACACCCGGATGTTTCAATTCAAGAGATCATAGAACAAACAGAAGCCACACTCATTTATGATGATGTGAAAATCATGGAGGTATAA
- a CDS encoding MaoC family dehydratase encodes MIKSMHVGDQRSYKRMITKEEVAAFGELTKDMNDAHFNEDYAKTTIFKKPIVHGMFIGSLFSKIFGMEYPGEGTIYCSQSLKFLKPVYPDTKLLVLVTVKEIIMEKNRVIFRTEIFDENNECMLTGEAMLMPRKEKVHE; translated from the coding sequence ATGATTAAAAGTATGCATGTTGGAGATCAAAGGTCCTATAAGAGGATGATCACGAAGGAAGAAGTTGCTGCATTTGGGGAGTTAACAAAAGACATGAACGATGCTCATTTTAATGAGGATTATGCAAAAACAACTATATTTAAAAAACCTATTGTTCATGGAATGTTTATTGGTTCTTTATTTTCTAAAATTTTTGGTATGGAGTACCCCGGAGAAGGTACTATTTATTGTTCACAGTCTTTAAAGTTTTTAAAACCCGTATATCCAGATACAAAGCTTTTAGTACTAGTTACAGTTAAAGAAATCATTATGGAAAAAAATAGAGTTATATTTAGAACTGAAATATTTGATGAAAATAATGAGTGTATGCTTACGGGAGAAGCAATGCTGATGCCAAGAAAGGAAAAAGTTCATGAATAA
- a CDS encoding sugar ABC transporter ATP-binding protein, which produces MNIPILEMNNIVKSYPGVIALNKVSLNFFEGEVHAIVGENGAGKSTLIKVISGAVHPESGSIVYQGIEYSHLSLYEAKMKGIEVVYQEFSLIESLSVAENIFLGDKVGNFFSFKNIVAQAEVLFRKYNIDIDVRQKVSELSPAQMQLTEIVKAVSKSAKVLVLDEPSAPLSIAETNKMYEIIKEVKKNGTTIIYISHRLEEIFKISDRVTVLRDGILISTLPIIEVTRKKMIEMMVGRKVREDYPIRKIKYDDIALEVKNMSGNGVKDISFSLRKGEILGVAGLMGSGRTEMAMAIYGGAKKDKGEIFINGEKVLINSPHRAIYYGMGLIPEDRKRTGCFLEKTIQFNLSIASIRNLSNGFFVDKKREIKQSKYYSDLLNIKTPSLNQVVRNLSGGNQQKVVVGKTLGAQSRIIIFDEPTRGIDVGAKMEIYELMNQLADEGNSILMISSDLVELIGMSDRIMVLSEGKLMGELYRKDFSQTKIIDMASGNN; this is translated from the coding sequence ATGAATATTCCTATTCTTGAAATGAATAATATTGTAAAATCATATCCAGGCGTCATAGCATTAAACAAAGTCAGTCTCAACTTTTTTGAAGGTGAGGTACATGCAATTGTTGGCGAAAATGGAGCTGGTAAATCAACTTTGATTAAAGTTATTTCAGGTGCAGTTCATCCTGAATCAGGTAGCATCGTTTATCAAGGAATAGAGTATAGTCATTTATCTCTATACGAAGCAAAGATGAAAGGGATAGAAGTTGTCTATCAAGAGTTTAGTTTAATTGAGTCTTTGTCAGTAGCAGAAAATATCTTTTTAGGTGATAAAGTTGGGAATTTTTTCAGTTTTAAAAATATAGTTGCACAAGCGGAGGTTTTGTTCAGAAAATATAATATTGATATTGATGTTAGACAAAAAGTTTCTGAACTAAGCCCCGCACAAATGCAATTGACAGAAATCGTAAAAGCTGTTTCAAAAAGCGCTAAAGTGTTAGTGCTCGATGAACCGAGCGCTCCACTTTCAATCGCTGAGACTAATAAAATGTATGAAATAATTAAAGAAGTAAAGAAAAATGGGACTACAATTATATACATTTCTCATAGATTAGAAGAAATATTTAAAATTTCTGATCGTGTAACAGTTTTGAGAGATGGGATTTTAATTTCGACTCTTCCAATCATAGAAGTAACAAGAAAAAAAATGATTGAAATGATGGTGGGAAGAAAAGTCAGAGAAGATTATCCTATAAGAAAAATCAAATATGATGATATAGCACTTGAAGTTAAGAATATGTCTGGTAACGGAGTCAAAGATATCAGTTTTTCTTTACGTAAAGGAGAAATTTTAGGTGTTGCAGGCTTAATGGGATCTGGGAGAACCGAAATGGCTATGGCTATATATGGTGGTGCAAAAAAGGATAAGGGTGAGATCTTTATTAATGGGGAGAAAGTATTAATAAATTCCCCACACAGGGCGATTTATTATGGAATGGGACTAATCCCAGAAGATAGAAAAAGAACGGGATGTTTTTTAGAAAAAACAATTCAATTTAATTTATCTATCGCCTCTATTAGGAATCTTTCAAATGGCTTTTTTGTTGATAAAAAAAGAGAAATAAAACAGTCTAAATATTATTCAGACTTATTAAATATTAAAACGCCTTCTTTAAATCAAGTTGTAAGGAATCTTTCTGGAGGAAATCAACAGAAGGTTGTGGTAGGAAAAACGCTTGGAGCACAATCAAGGATTATAATATTTGACGAACCAACTCGAGGAATTGATGTAGGAGCAAAAATGGAAATTTATGAATTAATGAATCAACTTGCAGATGAAGGAAATTCTATACTTATGATTTCCTCAGATCTTGTTGAATTAATTGGAATGAGTGATAGGATTATGGTTCTATCAGAAGGGAAACTGATGGGAGAACTTTATCGCAAAGATTTTAGTCAAACTAAAATAATTGATATGGCATCAGGGAATAATTAG
- the kal gene encoding 3-aminobutyryl-CoA ammonia lyase, which translates to MEKVIHKLRLGQHDAHYGGNLVDGAKIVALFGDVATELLIIHDGDEGLFRAYESIDFLAPLYAGDFIEITGEIIKVGTTSRKMEFTCHKIISARPDINPSAADVLKEKVLTTKAIGTCIVPKDKMRVKHG; encoded by the coding sequence ATGGAAAAAGTAATACATAAACTAAGATTAGGTCAACACGATGCACATTATGGAGGGAATCTTGTTGATGGTGCAAAAATTGTTGCATTATTTGGAGATGTAGCAACTGAGTTGCTTATTATCCATGATGGAGATGAAGGATTATTTAGAGCATATGAATCTATTGATTTTCTTGCACCTTTATATGCAGGAGATTTCATAGAAATTACAGGTGAAATTATTAAAGTAGGAACAACTTCAAGAAAAATGGAGTTTACATGTCATAAGATTATATCAGCAAGACCTGATATCAATCCAAGTGCAGCTGATGTTTTAAAAGAAAAAGTTTTAACAACAAAAGCTATAGGAACATGTATTGTACCTAAAGATAAGATGAGAGTGAAACATGGATAA
- the kamA gene encoding lysine 2,3-aminomutase codes for MKSILNESHLERRKQYFNHVSDEDWNSWKWQTSNRIQSAKDLKKYIKLTENEEKTILNILGHLRMAITPYYLTLIDPDNIHCPIRQQAIPFGSELITGKNDLWDPLAEDHDSPVKGLTHRYPDRVLFLITDMCSTYCRHCTRRRFAGTKDAELKVSQIDQAIEYIRSHEEVNDVLLSGGDAFMVSDERIEYILKKLREIDHVQVIRFGTRTPVVMPQRVTEKLVNMLKKYHPIWVNTHFNHPDEITPESKKAIDLLADAGIPVGNQSVLLRGINDCVHTMRKLVKNLIAIRVRPYYLYQCDLSVGIEHFRTSVSKGIEIIEGLRGHISGMAVPTFVIDAPGGGGKIPVMPNYVISHAPGKIILRNFEGVITTYSEPENYKSECNCKDCQNDKLDGISGLLEGNRISLEPEHLKRKERIAREKNY; via the coding sequence ATGAAATCTATTTTAAATGAAAGTCATCTAGAGAGAAGAAAACAATATTTTAATCATGTATCAGATGAGGATTGGAATAGTTGGAAATGGCAAACATCAAATCGAATTCAAAGCGCAAAAGATTTGAAGAAATACATCAAATTAACTGAAAATGAAGAAAAAACTATTCTAAATATTTTAGGACATTTAAGAATGGCAATTACACCATATTATTTAACCTTAATTGATCCTGATAATATTCATTGTCCAATCAGACAGCAAGCTATTCCTTTTGGATCTGAATTAATTACAGGTAAAAATGATTTATGGGATCCATTAGCAGAAGATCATGATTCTCCAGTTAAAGGATTAACACATAGATATCCTGATCGTGTCCTTTTCTTAATTACTGATATGTGTTCAACATATTGTAGACATTGTACAAGAAGAAGATTTGCGGGAACTAAAGATGCTGAACTTAAGGTGAGTCAAATTGATCAAGCCATCGAATATATACGTAGTCACGAAGAAGTAAACGATGTATTATTAAGTGGTGGGGATGCTTTTATGGTAAGTGATGAAAGAATTGAATATATTTTAAAGAAACTAAGAGAAATTGATCATGTTCAAGTGATTCGTTTTGGCACAAGAACACCAGTTGTTATGCCACAAAGAGTGACTGAAAAACTTGTGAATATGCTTAAAAAATATCATCCAATTTGGGTTAACACTCATTTTAATCATCCTGATGAAATTACACCTGAAAGTAAAAAAGCAATTGATTTATTAGCTGATGCAGGTATTCCAGTAGGCAATCAATCTGTTTTATTAAGAGGCATTAATGATTGTGTTCATACAATGAGAAAGCTTGTTAAAAATTTGATTGCAATTAGAGTTAGACCTTATTATTTATATCAATGTGATTTATCAGTTGGTATTGAACATTTTAGAACATCAGTATCTAAAGGAATTGAAATCATTGAAGGACTTAGAGGCCATATTAGTGGAATGGCAGTTCCTACTTTTGTGATTGATGCACCTGGTGGTGGTGGAAAGATACCTGTGATGCCTAACTATGTTATTTCGCATGCGCCAGGTAAAATTATACTTAGAAATTTTGAAGGCGTTATTACAACTTATAGTGAACCTGAAAATTATAAATCAGAATGTAATTGTAAAGATTGTCAAAATGATAAGTTAGATGGTATTAGTGGATTGTTAGAAGGTAATAGAATTTCTCTAGAACCAGAACATCTAAAGAGAAAAGAACGGATAGCTCGTGAAAAGAATTATTGA
- a CDS encoding 3-oxoacid CoA-transferase subunit A, with protein sequence MNKWIGKKEFQSLIKDNQSIMVGGFLTCGTPELLIDWVVETNVKGLTIICNDAGYPDKGVGKLIANNQVKKVIASHIGTNPFAGQQMSTGALEVILVPQGTLIEQIRAYGAGLGGILTPTGVKTSIQEGKQVITVANKEFLLEEALGADIALVNAYQSDALGNLTYAKTARNFNPIIATAAHKVIAMVDHKVNAIDPEVVITPHNFIDYLVGGEHIG encoded by the coding sequence ATGAATAAATGGATTGGTAAGAAAGAATTTCAGTCGCTAATTAAAGATAATCAATCAATCATGGTAGGTGGTTTTTTAACTTGTGGTACTCCAGAATTACTAATTGATTGGGTTGTTGAAACAAATGTAAAAGGGTTAACAATTATTTGTAATGATGCAGGATACCCTGATAAAGGTGTCGGGAAATTGATTGCGAATAATCAAGTGAAAAAAGTAATCGCATCCCATATAGGCACAAATCCTTTTGCAGGTCAGCAAATGAGTACAGGAGCACTAGAAGTCATATTAGTGCCTCAAGGAACATTAATTGAACAAATTAGAGCTTATGGAGCCGGGTTAGGTGGGATTTTAACACCTACTGGTGTTAAAACATCTATTCAAGAAGGTAAGCAAGTGATAACTGTAGCTAACAAAGAATTCTTATTAGAAGAAGCGCTTGGAGCGGATATTGCATTGGTCAACGCTTATCAATCTGATGCATTAGGTAATCTTACATATGCAAAAACAGCAAGAAATTTTAATCCTATCATCGCAACAGCAGCACATAAGGTTATTGCAATGGTAGATCATAAAGTTAACGCTATAGATCCTGAAGTGGTTATAACACCACATAACTTTATTGATTACCTTGTTGGAGGTGAGCATATTGGATAA
- a CDS encoding DUF554 domain-containing protein produces the protein MPIGIIINVSSVLIGGLIGTFLKRYISKDLKNSLPTIFAFAAICIGILSLSKLDSLTIVIISFIVGTICGELFHIEQKINNVIEKSVSKYIKTNDLNNDKFFMTEITIAIAIFCFSGTGIFGAMLEGMIGDSSILISKSVLDFFTAMVFAASIGIIIPALSIFQLGTYLILFYLGMFIEPIMIDSTTANFNAIGGIITIVLGFELMKFKNIRVLNTIPSFVLVLLISYLVNLLS, from the coding sequence ATGCCGATAGGAATAATAATAAATGTTTCAAGCGTTCTTATAGGGGGACTAATAGGAACATTCCTGAAACGATATATCTCAAAAGATCTGAAAAATTCTTTGCCAACAATATTTGCTTTTGCAGCAATTTGTATTGGTATCCTTTCTCTTTCAAAACTTGATTCACTCACAATTGTTATCATTTCATTTATTGTTGGAACAATTTGTGGTGAATTATTCCATATTGAACAAAAAATAAATAATGTGATAGAAAAATCAGTTTCTAAATACATTAAGACAAATGATTTAAATAATGATAAATTTTTCATGACAGAAATAACAATCGCTATAGCTATATTTTGTTTTAGCGGAACAGGTATCTTTGGAGCAATGTTAGAAGGTATGATTGGAGACTCATCCATATTGATTTCAAAATCTGTTTTAGATTTTTTTACTGCTATGGTTTTTGCAGCTTCGATAGGGATAATCATTCCTGCATTGTCAATTTTCCAACTAGGAACATATCTAATACTTTTCTATCTAGGTATGTTCATAGAGCCAATTATGATAGATTCAACGACAGCTAATTTTAATGCAATTGGTGGCATTATTACAATTGTTCTTGGATTTGAATTGATGAAATTCAAAAATATAAGAGTATTGAATACTATTCCATCCTTTGTATTAGTTTTGCTAATCTCTTATCTTGTAAATCTTCTTTCTTAG
- the kce gene encoding 3-keto-5-aminohexanoate cleavage enzyme: MDKLIITCAISGAEVTKEDNPYVPYTIQETAEQAYQAYLAGAAIIHLHVRNDDGTPTQDKMRYKEAIDAILKKCPDVIIQPSTGGAVGMKKDERLQPTQLNIEMATLDCGTLNFGGDDIFINTENDIKYFAKVMHERQIVPELECFEKGHIDSVLRLNKKGFIYNPMHFSFVLGVNGGMSGEARDFHFLRESIPADATFSVAGIGRYEFPLAELSIAHGGHVRVGLEDNIYLSKGVLAKGNQELVKKVVDIAKTYNRKIATPKETREILNIKEKKDEKIM, from the coding sequence ATGGATAAACTTATTATTACATGCGCAATATCTGGTGCGGAGGTTACAAAAGAAGATAATCCATATGTTCCTTATACAATCCAAGAAACTGCTGAACAAGCTTATCAAGCATATTTAGCTGGTGCTGCTATCATTCATTTACATGTAAGAAATGATGATGGAACACCTACTCAAGATAAAATGAGATATAAAGAAGCTATTGATGCAATATTAAAGAAGTGCCCAGATGTTATTATTCAGCCATCAACAGGTGGGGCAGTAGGCATGAAAAAGGATGAAAGACTCCAACCGACTCAATTAAATATTGAAATGGCTACATTGGACTGCGGAACTCTTAATTTTGGAGGGGATGACATATTTATTAATACAGAAAATGATATTAAGTATTTTGCAAAAGTCATGCATGAAAGACAAATTGTTCCTGAATTAGAATGTTTTGAAAAAGGGCATATTGATTCAGTTTTGAGATTAAATAAAAAAGGCTTTATTTATAATCCAATGCATTTTAGTTTTGTATTAGGTGTTAATGGAGGTATGAGTGGAGAAGCAAGAGATTTTCATTTTCTAAGAGAAAGTATACCAGCAGATGCAACATTTAGTGTTGCAGGTATTGGAAGATATGAGTTTCCGTTGGCCGAATTATCAATTGCTCATGGTGGTCATGTCCGTGTAGGATTAGAAGATAATATCTATTTATCAAAAGGTGTATTAGCTAAAGGCAATCAAGAACTTGTTAAAAAAGTTGTTGACATAGCTAAAACATATAACAGAAAGATAGCGACTCCAAAAGAGACAAGAGAAATTTTAAATATCAAGGAGAAGAAAGATGAAAAAATTATGTAA
- the kdd gene encoding L-erythro-3,5-diaminohexanoate dehydrogenase, translated as MKKLCKYGTHRVIEPKGILPQAAFKIDSTPICYDNECLIEVNTLNIDSASFHQIKEACNQDTELMKEMILGIVKKQGKMQNPVTKSGGMLIGMVKEVGKDFSGKDLKPGVKLATLVSLSLTPLQIEEIISINITNEQVKIKGQAILFDSGIYAIIPNDLDEKFVLAALDVAGAPAQVRKLAKKGDTVFIIGANGKSGLLCALEAKNQVGPNGKVIGLVRKQSQVEQLESLHFFDSIIVESATSSVEVYEKLSEVTNGQLADLTINVVNTENTEMTSILCTKELGTVYFFSMATSFTKAALGAEGIGKDITMIIGNGYTKNHANITLDILKQNKQLFDLFMTRYA; from the coding sequence ATGAAAAAATTATGTAAATATGGAACACACCGTGTTATTGAACCAAAGGGGATTTTACCTCAAGCAGCTTTTAAGATTGATTCAACACCTATTTGTTATGACAATGAATGTTTAATTGAAGTTAATACACTTAATATTGATTCAGCATCATTTCATCAAATTAAAGAGGCATGTAATCAAGATACAGAATTGATGAAGGAAATGATTTTAGGAATCGTTAAGAAACAAGGCAAAATGCAAAATCCAGTAACTAAAAGTGGTGGGATGTTAATCGGTATGGTTAAAGAAGTAGGGAAAGACTTTTCTGGAAAAGATTTAAAACCAGGAGTAAAACTTGCTACTTTAGTATCTCTATCTTTAACACCTCTTCAAATTGAAGAAATTATCTCAATTAATATTACTAATGAACAAGTAAAAATTAAAGGCCAAGCTATATTATTTGATTCAGGCATTTATGCAATCATTCCAAATGATCTAGATGAAAAATTTGTTTTAGCTGCACTTGATGTAGCTGGAGCACCTGCTCAAGTTAGAAAATTAGCTAAAAAAGGTGATACTGTATTTATTATTGGAGCAAACGGAAAAAGTGGTTTACTATGCGCACTAGAGGCTAAAAATCAAGTTGGTCCAAATGGTAAAGTTATTGGACTTGTTAGAAAACAAAGTCAAGTTGAACAATTAGAATCACTTCACTTTTTTGATTCAATCATTGTTGAAAGTGCAACAAGTAGTGTTGAAGTTTATGAAAAGTTATCTGAAGTTACCAATGGACAACTTGCAGATTTAACAATTAATGTAGTAAACACAGAGAACACAGAAATGACATCTATTTTATGTACAAAAGAATTAGGAACAGTATATTTCTTTAGCATGGCAACTTCCTTTACTAAAGCTGCATTAGGTGCAGAGGGTATAGGTAAAGATATTACAATGATTATTGGTAATGGATACACTAAGAATCATGCAAATATTACGTTAGATATATTGAAACAAAACAAACAACTATTTGATTTATTTATGACACGCTATGCCTAG
- a CDS encoding alpha/beta hydrolase, whose amino-acid sequence MKKKTVYKPIESPPLNHEKLPLAKHEFIKNKQLDVAYAFNSNSQKMDIYMPNEPGMYPCIFFIHGGAFAMCDKSDRQVQPFLEGVKKGFVVVSVNYRLSGESIFPAGLQDCKSAIRFLRANAKKYQIDSDKIAACGGSAGGNFVEMLCTSAGINLFDDISTGNQMYSSEVQAGVAWFAPTDFLLMDKQLKENHLFPQDHSEELSPESRYLGGKITELDYNYVQKSNPMTYVHSNIPPMLIQHGRMDHLVPYQQSVIFVDKIRRIAGDDKVIFEILETADHGDKLFETKENMEKVFCFLEESLR is encoded by the coding sequence ATGAAGAAAAAAACAGTATATAAACCGATTGAATCACCACCATTAAATCATGAGAAGTTGCCACTGGCAAAACATGAGTTTATAAAGAACAAACAATTAGATGTAGCATATGCTTTTAATTCTAATTCACAAAAAATGGATATTTATATGCCAAATGAGCCAGGAATGTATCCGTGTATCTTCTTTATTCATGGAGGAGCATTTGCGATGTGTGATAAAAGTGATAGACAAGTTCAACCATTTTTAGAAGGGGTTAAAAAAGGGTTCGTTGTTGTTAGTGTAAATTATAGATTGAGTGGTGAATCTATATTTCCAGCTGGATTGCAAGACTGCAAATCAGCAATTCGTTTTTTGAGAGCAAATGCGAAAAAATATCAAATAGATTCCGATAAAATTGCAGCATGTGGTGGTTCAGCAGGGGGCAATTTTGTTGAAATGTTATGTACTAGTGCTGGTATTAATCTATTCGATGATATATCTACTGGGAATCAAATGTATTCTTCAGAAGTTCAAGCAGGTGTTGCATGGTTTGCTCCAACAGACTTTCTTTTAATGGATAAACAATTAAAAGAAAATCATCTTTTTCCACAAGATCATAGTGAAGAACTATCACCTGAATCAAGATATCTTGGAGGAAAAATAACTGAACTAGATTATAATTATGTACAAAAATCAAATCCAATGACTTATGTACATTCAAATATACCACCTATGTTGATACAGCACGGAAGAATGGATCATTTAGTTCCCTATCAACAAAGTGTCATATTTGTTGATAAAATAAGAAGAATAGCTGGTGATGATAAAGTTATTTTCGAGATTCTTGAAACTGCAGATCATGGAGACAAGTTATTTGAAACAAAAGAAAACATGGAGAAGGTGTTTTGTTTTCTTGAGGAAAGTTTGAGGTAG